GGTCGAGGTGGTGCCGTCGGCGTAGGTGGCGTTGCTTACGTCGCCGGCCGGGAAACCCTTGGCGGTCAACAGCTTCGACACCTTGGCGGCTTGTCCGGGGGTGCCGCTGGCATTGGCGACGTCCAGCGTCGAGGTGGGGGCGGTCACCGGGGTGCTGGGCGCGGCCTGGGTGGAGACGCCGAACGCCTGGCGCACCGTCTTCTTGATCGCGACCGGATCGATGATGTTCACGTCCTGGCCGTCGATATTGTCGTAGCGCAGCACCGGCAGCGTGCGGAACTCCACGGTCGGCGATTCCGCGCGGCCCAGCGTGGTGGCGAAGTCGGTGAGGTTCCAGCCGTCCGACAGCACCACGTCCTTGTGCGCGGCGTCCATGAGCGCCTTGAGCCGGCCCGGATTGGCCAGCGTGCCAGAGCTCTTCATGGAATTGGCGACCGAGGTGAGGAACGCCTGCTGCCGGTGGGTGCGGTCGAGGTCGCCGTTCTCGAGGCCGTGGCGCTGGCGCACGAACGCCAGTGCGTCGGAGCCGTCGAGGTGCTGCGGCCCGGCCGGGAACTGCGCGCCGGAGTAATAGCTGTCGTCCACGGCGTGATTGAGACAGACGTCTACGCCGCCCAGCGCGGTCGCCAGATCGTAGAAACCGGCCAGCGAGATCTCCGCGAACCGGTTGATCGGCACGCCGGTGAGCGCCTTCACGGTCTGGACGATGCTGGCGCGCCCGGCTTCTCGGCCCTGACGCTCCAGTTCCGGACCCTCGGCCATGCCCTTGGCCTTGAGCTTCTCCTCGGTGTCGTACTTCTTGAGACCGTAGGACTCCTTGATCTTTGCGTGGTCGTAGCCCGGAATGCCCTGTACCGGTACGTAGTCGTCGCGCGGGATGGAGAACGCGATGATGTGCTTCAGATCCTTCGGAATGTGCACCAGGATGAGCGAATTGGCGTTGTAGCCGCCCTCCGAGCCGTCACCGGCGTGCAGCTGGTCGAGGATCGCCTTGGGTAGGTCGTTGCCGTCCAGGTCTTTTCGGGTATCCAGACCGATGAGCAACATATTGATATCGCCGTCGAGGTTGACGTCCTCGGGGGCGATCGCCCCGGAACGGACGAAGCCTTGATCGAAATCCATGCGGCCGTACCAGACCATGCCGGTGATACCGATCACGCCGGCGGCCACCAGTGCGGTGATCCCGCGGCCGGCGATGCGCAGCCGGCGGTCGCGCTCGCGCTGCGCGGGGGTGCGCGCGGGCTTGCCGGGCTTGTCTTCCGCGCGCCGCTTGCCCGCGCGCCGGCCGGTCGAAGCCGGCTCGGCACGTCGCGACCGGCGGGGAGTCGGGGTGGGCGTCTCCGGTGCGCGGCGGCTGCGGCCCGCGGCGGGGCCGACGACCGGCAGCGGTTGGGTGGCGTCGTCGTACATGGCGCTGTCGAGTGTGCCGTAAGCGGCGCTCGCTGTCAGATTTCCGCCCGGTTGTGAATGAGCTTGCACAGTCGTGCATAATCATCACATGGTGGATGTCTCGAACGGGCCCCTGCGGGTCGCGGTAGCCGGCGCGAGCGGCTACGCGGGCGGTGAAGTGCTGCGACTGCTGCTCGGTCACCCAGCCTACCGAAGCGGGCGCCTCGAGATCGGGGCGCTGACCGCGGGCTCCAATGCCGGCGCCACCCTCGGTGAGCTGCAGCCACACCTGCTGCCGTTGGCCGACCGGGTGCTCGCGCCCACCACCGTCGAACAGCTGGCGGGTCACGACGTGGTGTTCCTGGGCCTGCCGCACGGGCAGTCCGCGGCGATCGCCACCGCGTTGCCGGAGTCCACGATCGTCATCGACTGCGGCGCGGACTTCCGGCTCACCGACGCCGCCGCGTGGGAGAAGTATTATGGCAGCCCGCACGCGGGCAGCTGGCCCTACGGCCTGCCCGAATTGCCCGGCGGGCGTGACCGGTTGCGCGGCGCCACCCGGATCGCGGTGCCCGGTTGCTATCCGACGGTGTCGAGCCTGGCGCTGGCCCCGGCCGTCGCGGCCGGGATCGTCGAGCCGCGAGTGAACGTGGTCGCCGTGAGCGGCACCTCGGGCGCGGGCCGCAAACTCGATGTGGGCCTGCTGGGTTCGGAGGTGATGGGCTCGCTGCGCGCCTACGGCATCGCCGGCGCGCACCGGCACACCCCGGAGATCGCGCAGAACCTGAAGGCCGCCGCCGACGGGACGGACGTGCGTGTGTCCTTCACCCCGGTGCTGGCCCCGCTGCCGCGCGGCATCCTCGCCACCTGCACCGCACCCACCACCGTGGACGCCGCCACCGCGCGCGCCGTCTACGAGAAGGCTTACGCCGACGAGCCTTTCGTGCACCTGCTGCCCGAAGGCGTACTGCCGCAGACCGGTTCGGTGCTGGGCTCCAATGCCGTCACCCTCCAGGTGACCGTGGACGCCGACGCCGGACTGCTGGTGGTGATCGGCGCGATCGACAACCTGACCAAGGGCACCGCGGGCGCCGCGGTGCAATCGATGAATCTGGCTCTCGGCATCGACGAGACCGCAGGACTTTCCACCGTAGGAGTGGCACCGTGACAATCGACGACGGCAAGCTGGTGCGGACCCAGGGCGTCACCGCACCGCTGGGATTCCGGGCCGCGGGCATCGCGGCGGGCATCAAGAAGTCCGGCAAGCCGGACCTGGCGCTGGTGTTCAACGAGGGCCCCGACTACGCGGCGGCGGGCGTGTTCACCCGCAACAAGGTCAAGGCGGCGCCGGTGCTGTGGTCGCAGCAGGTGCTGACCGGCGGGCGGCTGCGCGCGGTCATCCTCAATTCCGGTGGCGCGAACGCCTGTACCGGTCCGGGCGGCTTCCAGGACACCCACGCCACCGCCGAGGAACTGGCGAAGGCGTTGAGCAACTGGGGAACCGAGACCGGCGCGGGCGAGATCGCGGTCTGCTCCACCGGTTTGATCGGCGACCGGCTGCCGATGGACAAGCTGATCCCGGCCGTCACCGAGATCGTGCACGAGATGGGCGGCGGGCTGCAGGGCGGCGCGGAGGCGGCCCGGGCCATCATGACCACCGACACCGTGCCGAAAGAGGCGGCGTTCCATCATCGGGACAAGTGGAACGTGGGCGGCATGGCCAAGGGCGCGGGCATGCTCGCGCCGTCGCTGGCCACCATGCTCGTCGTGCTGACCACCGATGTGGTGGCCACGCCCGCGCAGTTGGACGAGGCGCTGCGCAACGCGACCGGCTACACGTTCGACCGGCTCGATGTGGACGGGTCCTGCTCCACCAACGACACGGTGCTGCTGCTGGCCAACGGCGCGTCCGGGGTGACGCCGAGCCAGGCCGATCTGAACGCGGCCGTGCTCGCGGTTTGCGACGATCTGGCCGAGCAGCTGATGAGCGACGCCGAAGGCGTCACCAAGCGGGTGCACATCACCGTGAAAGGCGCTGTCAGCGAAGACGAAGCGCTCATCGGGGCGCGGGCGATCGCGCGCGACAGCCTGGTGAAGACCGCGTTCTTCGGTTCGGATCCGAACTGGGGTCGCGTGCTGGCCTCGATCGGCATCGCGCCCATCGAACTCGACCCCAACCGGGTGTCGGTGTCGTTCAACGGATCTCCGGTGTGCGTCGACGGCGCGGGTGCGCCGGGAGCCCGCGAGGTGGACCTGTCGGGACCCGACATCCAGGTGCTGGTCGAGTTGAATCTCGGTGACGGCGAGGCCACCGTGCGCACCACCGACCTCTCGCACGGCTATGTCGAAGAGAACTCGGCCTACAGCTCATGAGCGATGTGCTGAAACGGCTTTCGGCGTTGGAGAAGGCGCACGTCCTCGCCGACGCGCTGCCGTGGCTGCAGAAGTTCCGCGACAAGATCGTGGTCGTGAAGTACGGCGGCAACGCCATGATCGACGACGAGCTCAAGCGGGCGTTCGCGGCCGATATGGCGTTTCTGCGCACGGTCGGCGTGCACCCGGTGGTGGTGCACGGCGGCGGCCCGCAGATCTCGGCGATGCTGAAGAAGCTCGGCATGACCGGTGAGTTCCGCGGCGGGTTCCGGGTCACCACGCCCGAGGTCATGGACGTGGTGCGGATGGTGCTGTTCGGGCAGGTGGGCCGGGAACTGGTGGGGCTCATCAACGCTCACGGGCCGTACGCGGTCGGCATCTCCGGCGAGGACGCGCACCTGTTCACCGCCACCCGGCGCAGTGTGCTGGTCGATGGGGAGGCCACCGATATCGGCCTGGTCGGCGACGTCACCTCGGTGGAGCCGTCCGCGGTGCTGGATCTCATTGCGGCGGGCCGGATTCCGGTGGTGTCCACCATCGCGCCGGACGCGGACGGCGTGGTGCACAACATCAATGCCGATACCGCCGCCGCTGCGCTGGCCGAGGGCATAGGCGCGGAGAAACTGGTCATTCTCACCGATGTCGAGGGCCTGTACACGAATTGGCCCGACCGGTCGTCGCTGACCACCCGCATCGACACCGACGAACTCGCGAAACTGCTGCCGTCGCTGGACGAGGGCATGGTCCCCAAGATGGAGGCGTGCCTGCGCGCCGTCGAGGGCGGGGTGCCGACCGCGCACGTCATCGACGGCCGGGTCGCGCATTCGGTCCTGCTGGAACTGTTCACCGGGGAGGGCATCGGCACGATGGTCACCCCCGCACAGGAGATCTCATGAGCGAGCGTAGCGAGCGGAAAATGAACACAGCCACGAGTGTGCTCGTGCTGGAGCCGAGCGCCAGCGAGGTGGAAGCATGAGCGAGCGTAGCGAGCGGGAAATGAACACAGCCACGAGTGTGCTCGTGCTGGAGCCGAGCGCCAGCGAGGTGGAAGCATGAGCACAGCCGATATTCAGCAGCGGTGGTCGACCGCGTTGATGAACAACTACGGCACCCCGAAGGTGGCGCTGGTGCGCGGCGCGGGTGCGGTGGTCTACGACGCCGACGGCAAGCGCTACCTGGATTTCCTGGGCGGCATCGCGGTCAACAGCCTCGGGCACGCGCATCCGGCGATCCTGGCGGCGGTCACCCAGCAGCTGGGCACGCTCGGGCACGTGTCGAATCTGTATGCGTCCGAACCCGTCATCGAACTCGCCGAGCGGCTGCTCGCCCACTTCGGAGACGGCAACGGCAAGGCGTTCTTCTGCAACTCCGGCACCGAGGCCAACGAGGCCGCGTTCAAGATGGCGCGGCTGACCGGACGCACCAAGATCATCGCCTGTGAGGAGGCGTTCCACGGACGCACCATGGGCGCACTGGCTTTGACCGGCCAGCCGTCCAAGCGCGCCCCCTTCGAACCGATGCCCGCCGGCGTCGTGCACGTGCCCTACGGTGACGCGCTGGCGCTGGCCGCCGCCGTCGACAAGGACACCGCCGCGGTCTTCCTCGAGCCCATCATGGGTGAGAGCGGCGTCGTGGTGCCGCCGGCCGACTACCTGGCCAAGGCGCGCGCCATCACCAAAGAACAAGGCGCACTGCTGATCCTGGACGAGGTGCAGACCGGTATCGGGCGCACCGGCGCGTTCTACGCCCATCAGGCGTCGGGCATCGTGCCCGATGTCATCACACTGGCCAAGGGTTTGGGCGGCGGCCTGCCCATCGGCGCCGTGCTCGCGCAGGGCCCGGCGGCGGAGCTGCTGCAGCCCGGCATGCACGGCACCACCTTCGGCGGCAACCCCGTCTGCGCGGCCGCGGCGCTCGCCGTGTTGCGGACCATCGACGAAGAGGGTTTGCTCTCGCACGTGGAGACGGTGGGCAAGATTCTCGTCGACGGGATCGAGCAACTCGACCACCCGCTGGTCGATCACGTCCGGGGCGCGGGCCTGCTCATCGGCATCCAGCTCACCGCCGACGCCGCCGCCGAGGTGGACGCCGTCGCGCGGGAGGCCGGCTACCTGCTGAATCCCGCCAAGCCCACCGTGATTCGACTCGCGCCGCCGCTGGTGCTCACCGAGACCCAGGCCGAGAACTTCCTGTCCGACCTGCCCGGCATCCTCGATGCCGCCCAGGCCCAGAAGGAGACCAAGTGACCATCCGGCATTTCCTGCGTGACGACGACGTCACCCCCGCCGAACAGGCCGAAATCCTCGCGCTGGCAGCGGAATTGAAGGCCGCGCCGCAGTCGCGGCGGCCGCTGGCGGGGCCGCGCGGCGTCGCGGTCATGTTCGAGAAGAACTCCACCCGTACGCGTTTCTCCTTCGAGATGGGCATCGCGCAGCTGGGCGGGCACGCGGTCGTGGTCGACGGGCGCGACACCCAGCTCGGGCGCGAGGAGACCCTCGCCGATACCGGCCGCGTGCTGTCGCGCTACGTCGACGCCATCGTGTGGCGCACCTTCGAGCAGGCGCGGCTGGACGAAATGGCCGGGGCGGCAACGGTTCCCGTGGTCAACGCGCTGTCCAACGAGTTCCACCCCTGTCAGGTGCTGGCGGATCTGCAGACGTTGAAGGAGCGCAAGGGCTCCGATCTGAGCGGACGCAACCTCGTCTACCTCGGCGACGGCGCGAACAATATGGCGCATTCGCTCATGCTCGGCGGTATCACCGCGGGCATGAACGTGACCATCGCGGCGCCCGAGGGTTTCGAGCCGTTCGGCTGGATCGTGGAGGCCGCGCAGAAGCGGGCCGCCGAGACCGGTACGCGCATCGTCGTCAGCAACGATCCGCAGGCCGCCGTCGAGGGCGCGGACGCCCTCGTCACCGACTCGTGGACCTCGATGGGCCAGGAGAACGACGGCCGCGACCGGGTCGCGCCGTTCCGGCCCTTCCAGGTGAACGCCGATCTGCTGGCGCGCGCCGCCGCGGATGTGACCGTGCTGCACTGCCTTCCGGCGCATCGCGGCGAGGAGATCACCGACGAGGTCATCGACGGCCCGCACAGCGCGGTCTGGGACGAGGCCGAGAACCGGCTGCACGCGCAGAAGGCGCTGCTGGTGTGGCTGCTGGAGCGTTTCGAGCGAGGTGAGGGGTGAGCAGCGGCGAACGTCGCGCTCCCGTCGCGTCCGGGAAGGCGGGTGCGGCCATCGCGCGCACCCGCGCCGGACGGCAGGCCCGCATCGTCGCGATCCTCTCGCAGCACGAGGTCCGCAGCCAATCCGAACTGGCCGTACTGCTGTCGGCCGAGGGGATCGAGACCACCCAGGCCACCCTGTCGCGGGATCTCGACGAACTCGGCGCGGTGAAACTGCGCGCGGCCGACGGCGGCGCGGGCGTCTACGTGGTCCCCGAGGACGGCAGCCCCGTGCGCGGTGTCACCGGCGGCACCGAACGCCTGTCCAAACTGCTGGGCGATCTGCTGGTCTCCACCGACGCCAGCGGCAATATCGCCGTGCTGCGCACCCCGCCCGGCGCGGCCCACTTCCTGGCCAGCGCCCTCGACCGCGCCGCCCTGCCCGAAGTGGTCGGCACCATCGCCGGTGACGACACCATCGCCGTCATCGCCCGCGAGCCCATGACCGGCGCCGAACTGGCCGCCAAGATCGAACAATTGGCCTGAATCGCACTGCGCCGCAGGATGATCGCGGCTATCGGCACGGGATCGGCGGCGACATCGGGTGATGTCGCCGCCGATTCGCGCGGGGCCTGCCTCAGTTGATGGTGAAGCTGCCGGCCATCGGGGGCGTGCCGTCGGCGCCGGCGGCGACCGTGCCGATGGGGTCGCCGGAGCAGTCGATGCTGGCGTAGAAGGTGGCGGTCTGATCGGTGCCGTTCGAAACGACGGTGGTGTCCTCGTCGGTGAGCTTGATGCGTACGCAGCCCGTCGGATTCACCAGGACCCGGCCATTGGAGACCAGGGTGCCGGTCGCCGCCTGCGCGGTTCCCGGTACGAGCACCGCCACCGTCCCGGCCACTGCGGCAGCGCCCAGAACTCCAGCAATACGCAACTTCATCGAATCCTCCGTGGTAAATCTTCGCCCCAAGATCAGGGCGTTGCCATCCTGCTGGCAGACCGACATCTTTGCAATTCGAGGTAGCCGGGAGAATACGGTGATGTTTCGGAATGCGGCGGCGGGCCGAGGCCGAACAGCCACCGGGACAAAGGAATCGGCGGCGGCATCCGGGGATGCCACCGCCGATTCGCGGGTGATCAGCTGGTTCAGTTGAGCGGGTACTGGCCGGGCGGGTAGGCGCCACCGCCGCCCTGGCCGGTGCCGCCCGAGGTGATGAGATCCTGCGCGAACTGCAACGCGGCCGAGCCGATGGACAGGATGTCGTGGCCGAGGGTGCCGACGTTCTGAGCGAGGGTCGAGAGCATGGCTGATTCCTCCGGTTGGCGCGGGGGTAGTGATCTCAGAGTGACACAGCCCGGCGCGCGGTGATCGAGAAACCTGCCGATGCGCGCATTTTCGGAGAAATGTCGCATTCAGTGCCGACCGGTCGTCACGAATCAGGGCTGTTTGTGCGCCACCGCGAAGACCCGGCGGAAGGGCAGCCAGGTGGTGCCGTCGGCCTGTTCGGGATAGGCGGCCCGCAGCAGCGGGGCGAGATCGGCGCGGAAATCCTGCCAGTCGCTCTCGTCGAGGGCGTCGCGCACCGGCCGCAGCGCCGTGCCGGTCACCCACTCGAGCACCGGATCGGCTCCCGTCAGCGGCTGCAGATAGGTGGTCTCCCAGGCGTCCACCCGGCAGCCCGCGGCGGTCAGCACCGCCGCGTAGCCGGCGGGATCGGGTACCGACTCCCGATGCACCAGAGCCACGGAACCCAGCCGCCCACGCCAGGTTTCGGACGCCACCAGCTCCCGGATCGCGAGATGCGAAGGCGCGTCGAAGTTCCCGGGGACCTGCAAAGCGAACCACGCTCCCGGCGGCAGCGCCGCGATCCAACCCGGCAGCAGCGCAAGATGATCCGGCACCCACTGCAGCACGGCATTGG
This sequence is a window from Nocardia yunnanensis. Protein-coding genes within it:
- a CDS encoding acetylornithine transaminase, encoding MSTADIQQRWSTALMNNYGTPKVALVRGAGAVVYDADGKRYLDFLGGIAVNSLGHAHPAILAAVTQQLGTLGHVSNLYASEPVIELAERLLAHFGDGNGKAFFCNSGTEANEAAFKMARLTGRTKIIACEEAFHGRTMGALALTGQPSKRAPFEPMPAGVVHVPYGDALALAAAVDKDTAAVFLEPIMGESGVVVPPADYLAKARAITKEQGALLILDEVQTGIGRTGAFYAHQASGIVPDVITLAKGLGGGLPIGAVLAQGPAAELLQPGMHGTTFGGNPVCAAAALAVLRTIDEEGLLSHVETVGKILVDGIEQLDHPLVDHVRGAGLLIGIQLTADAAAEVDAVAREAGYLLNPAKPTVIRLAPPLVLTETQAENFLSDLPGILDAAQAQKETK
- a CDS encoding trans-aconitate 2-methyltransferase, with the protein product MWDPDKYLAFDDLRARPFFDLVNRVGASKPRRVADLGCGPGNLTVTLRERWAGAVVEAFDSSPEMVAAAREHGIDATVADVRDWQPAPDTDVVVTNAVLQWVPDHLALLPGWIAALPPGAWFALQVPGNFDAPSHLAIRELVASETWRGRLGSVALVHRESVPDPAGYAAVLTAAGCRVDAWETTYLQPLTGADPVLEWVTGTALRPVRDALDESDWQDFRADLAPLLRAAYPEQADGTTWLPFRRVFAVAHKQP
- the argC gene encoding N-acetyl-gamma-glutamyl-phosphate reductase, translating into MVDVSNGPLRVAVAGASGYAGGEVLRLLLGHPAYRSGRLEIGALTAGSNAGATLGELQPHLLPLADRVLAPTTVEQLAGHDVVFLGLPHGQSAAIATALPESTIVIDCGADFRLTDAAAWEKYYGSPHAGSWPYGLPELPGGRDRLRGATRIAVPGCYPTVSSLALAPAVAAGIVEPRVNVVAVSGTSGAGRKLDVGLLGSEVMGSLRAYGIAGAHRHTPEIAQNLKAAADGTDVRVSFTPVLAPLPRGILATCTAPTTVDAATARAVYEKAYADEPFVHLLPEGVLPQTGSVLGSNAVTLQVTVDADAGLLVVIGAIDNLTKGTAGAAVQSMNLALGIDETAGLSTVGVAP
- the argB gene encoding acetylglutamate kinase, with the translated sequence MSDVLKRLSALEKAHVLADALPWLQKFRDKIVVVKYGGNAMIDDELKRAFAADMAFLRTVGVHPVVVHGGGPQISAMLKKLGMTGEFRGGFRVTTPEVMDVVRMVLFGQVGRELVGLINAHGPYAVGISGEDAHLFTATRRSVLVDGEATDIGLVGDVTSVEPSAVLDLIAAGRIPVVSTIAPDADGVVHNINADTAAAALAEGIGAEKLVILTDVEGLYTNWPDRSSLTTRIDTDELAKLLPSLDEGMVPKMEACLRAVEGGVPTAHVIDGRVAHSVLLELFTGEGIGTMVTPAQEIS
- a CDS encoding arginine repressor, with the translated sequence MSSGERRAPVASGKAGAAIARTRAGRQARIVAILSQHEVRSQSELAVLLSAEGIETTQATLSRDLDELGAVKLRAADGGAGVYVVPEDGSPVRGVTGGTERLSKLLGDLLVSTDASGNIAVLRTPPGAAHFLASALDRAALPEVVGTIAGDDTIAVIAREPMTGAELAAKIEQLA
- a CDS encoding LCP family protein, with the protein product MYDDATQPLPVVGPAAGRSRRAPETPTPTPRRSRRAEPASTGRRAGKRRAEDKPGKPARTPAQRERDRRLRIAGRGITALVAAGVIGITGMVWYGRMDFDQGFVRSGAIAPEDVNLDGDINMLLIGLDTRKDLDGNDLPKAILDQLHAGDGSEGGYNANSLILVHIPKDLKHIIAFSIPRDDYVPVQGIPGYDHAKIKESYGLKKYDTEEKLKAKGMAEGPELERQGREAGRASIVQTVKALTGVPINRFAEISLAGFYDLATALGGVDVCLNHAVDDSYYSGAQFPAGPQHLDGSDALAFVRQRHGLENGDLDRTHRQQAFLTSVANSMKSSGTLANPGRLKALMDAAHKDVVLSDGWNLTDFATTLGRAESPTVEFRTLPVLRYDNIDGQDVNIIDPVAIKKTVRQAFGVSTQAAPSTPVTAPTSTLDVANASGTPGQAAKVSKLLTAKGFPAGDVSNATYADGTTSTIYYGTGADTDAKQLSEMFGGIPVSPSTLLSSGHVKLVVGSDLDLTTLDPTSATTTPVPTTTAGSSTSAATSDAATSDAPDSGKPVTTQIGSKIPCVN
- the argJ gene encoding bifunctional glutamate N-acetyltransferase/amino-acid acetyltransferase ArgJ, giving the protein MTIDDGKLVRTQGVTAPLGFRAAGIAAGIKKSGKPDLALVFNEGPDYAAAGVFTRNKVKAAPVLWSQQVLTGGRLRAVILNSGGANACTGPGGFQDTHATAEELAKALSNWGTETGAGEIAVCSTGLIGDRLPMDKLIPAVTEIVHEMGGGLQGGAEAARAIMTTDTVPKEAAFHHRDKWNVGGMAKGAGMLAPSLATMLVVLTTDVVATPAQLDEALRNATGYTFDRLDVDGSCSTNDTVLLLANGASGVTPSQADLNAAVLAVCDDLAEQLMSDAEGVTKRVHITVKGAVSEDEALIGARAIARDSLVKTAFFGSDPNWGRVLASIGIAPIELDPNRVSVSFNGSPVCVDGAGAPGAREVDLSGPDIQVLVELNLGDGEATVRTTDLSHGYVEENSAYSS
- the argF gene encoding ornithine carbamoyltransferase, whose product is MTIRHFLRDDDVTPAEQAEILALAAELKAAPQSRRPLAGPRGVAVMFEKNSTRTRFSFEMGIAQLGGHAVVVDGRDTQLGREETLADTGRVLSRYVDAIVWRTFEQARLDEMAGAATVPVVNALSNEFHPCQVLADLQTLKERKGSDLSGRNLVYLGDGANNMAHSLMLGGITAGMNVTIAAPEGFEPFGWIVEAAQKRAAETGTRIVVSNDPQAAVEGADALVTDSWTSMGQENDGRDRVAPFRPFQVNADLLARAAADVTVLHCLPAHRGEEITDEVIDGPHSAVWDEAENRLHAQKALLVWLLERFERGEG